From Pempheris klunzingeri isolate RE-2024b chromosome 18, fPemKlu1.hap1, whole genome shotgun sequence, a single genomic window includes:
- the fbxo16 gene encoding F-box only protein 16 produces the protein MPLAPKMETTRSSWTPLNHPLTNTKVFEERRSLLAKWFHRWSDGQRRAVLQDFVQSCSVEQLGFLRLSVSRRLPLQAADFTCLLPRALSLYLFSFLDPRSLSRCARVCWRWTSIVDLDQLWMPKCVRLGWCINFSPTPLEQGVWKRHYIQTVQELQLTSLQAASSQQQQLAAPRVLSCRQEDPSEPTVLTEQRPASSSQPHGGVSRRKQPTAPPPWRDSDRRPKDTLRFNYLDNLDSFEQQMKIRASTCRSNTWKPDDGSKKTLSEASYKLRKAKSLLLLSSNCRPQHPPPPPPPPPLPPPPPLHHHDPQSRPSWAARGHSHPVTKETAKGMLRLARWNAGIRPAPVRSAVPRLSVEALRAAQRSHRSAPSTPLFDYQPWTVAASHTGDME, from the exons ATGCCACTTGCACCGAAGATGGAGACCACAAGGAGCTCCTGGACTCCTCTGAACCACCCGCTGACCAACACCAAG GTGTTTGAGGAGAGACGAAGCCTCCTGGCGAAGTGG TTCCACAGGTGGTCTGACGGCCAGAGGAGGGCTGTGCTGCAGGACTTTGTGCAGAGCTGTTCTGTGGAGCAGCTCGGGTTCCTGAGGCTCAGTGTGAGCAGACGGCTCCCCCTGCAGGCCGCAGACTTCACCTGCCTGCTGCCCAGAGCCCTCAGCCTCtacctcttctccttcctcgaCCCTCGCAGCCTCAGTCGATGTGCccgg GTGTGCTGGCGCTGGACGAGCATAGTGGACCTGGACCAGCTGTGGATGCCAAAGTGTGTGAGGCTCGGCTGGTGCATCAACTTCTCCCCCACGCCGCTCGAGCAGGGCGTCTGGAAGAGACACTACATCCAGACCGTGCAGGAGCTGCAACTCACCTCGCTGCAG GCCGCCTcgtcccagcagcagcagcttgcaGCTCCACGTGTCCTCAGCTGCAGGCAGGAAGATCCTTCAGAGCCGACCGTCCTCACTGAGCAGCGTCCAGCATCCAGCTCACAGCCACACGGAGGCGTCTCCAGGAGGAAGCAGCCGACCGCACCTCCACCGTGGAGGGACTCCGACAGACGTCCTAAAGACACACTGCGCTTCAACTACCTGGACAACCTGGACTCCTTCGAGCA GCAAATGAAAATCAGAGCCTCCACCTGCCGCAGTAACACATGGAAGCCAGACGACGGGAGCAAGAAAACGCTCTCTGAGGCGAGCTACAAACTGCGCAAAGCCAAATCACTG TTGCTCCTGAGCTCCAACTGCAGACCccaacatcctcctcctcctcctcctcctcctcctcttcctcctcctcctcctcttcatcatcatgacCCCCAGTCTCGACCCTCCTGGGCGGCTCGTGGTCACAGCCACCCCGTCACCAAGGAGACCGCCAAGGGCATGCTGCGCCTGGCCCGGTGGAACGCCGGGATCCGTCCGGCGCCGGTCAGGTCGGCGGTGCCCCGGTTGAGCGTGGAGGCGCTCAGGGCGGCGCAGCGCTCACACCGGAGCGCTCCCA GCACGCCGCTGTTTGACTATCAGCCCTGGACTGTGGCTGCGTCCCACACAGGAGACATGGAGTGA
- the fam49a gene encoding CYFIP-related Rac1 interactor A yields the protein MGNLLKVLTREIENYPHFFLDFENAQPTEGEREVWNQVNAVLQESESILTGLQAYKGAGQEIRDAIQNPNDFMLQERAWNSVCPLVIKLKKFYSFSLRLEEALQSLLECLTCPPFTPTQHLEREQALAKQFAEILHFTLRFDELKMRIPAIQNDFSYYRRTISRNRINNMNLDIENEVNNEMANRMSLFYAEATPMLKTLSNATTNFVTENKTLPLENTTDCLSTMASVCKVMLETPEYSSRFSSEDTLLFCMRVMVGVIILYDHVHPNGAFNKSSKIDMKGCIKVLKDQPADNVEGLLNALKFTTKHLNDESTPKNIRTMLQ from the exons ATGGGTAACCTGCTAAAAGTCCTAACAAGGGAAATAGAGAACTATCCACACTTTTTCCTGGACTTTGAAA atgcaCAGCCGACAGAAGGAGAGCGTGAGGTGTGGAACCAGGTGAACGCCGTCCTCCAGGAGTCTGAGAGCATCCTGACGGGCCTGCAGGCATACAAAGGAGCCGGCCAGGAGATCAGAGAT GCGATTCAAAACCCCAACGACTTCATGCTGCAGGAGCGAGCCTGGAACTCCGTCTGCCCGCTGGTCATCAAGCTCAAGAAGTTCTACAGTTTCTCTCTCAGACTAG aggAGGCTCTGCAGAGTTTGTTGGAGTGCCTGACATGTCCGCCCTTCACGCCCACTCAGCACCTAGAGAGGGAGCAGGCTCTGGCCAAACAGTTTGCTGAGATCCTCCACTTCACTCTGCGCTTTGATGAGCTGAAG aTGAGAATTCCTGCCATCCAGAATGACTTCAGCTACTACAGAAGAACAATCAGTCGAAACCGGATAAACAACATGAAC CTGGACATTGAGAATGAAGTCAACAATGAGATGGCCAACAGGATGTCTCTGTTCTACGCCGAAGCCACACCTATGCTGAAAACACTCAGCAACGCAACCACAAACTTCGTGACAGAG aaCAAGACTCTGCCACTGGAGAACACAACAGACTGTCTCAGCACCATGGCCAGCGTCTGTAAAGTCATGCTGGAGACACC ggAATATTCGAGCCGTTTCAGCAGCGAGGACACGCTCTTATTTTGCATGAGGGTCATGGTTGGAGTCATCATTCTTTACGACCACGTCCACCCCAACGGCGCCTTCAACAAGTCCTCCAAGATAGAc ATGAAAGGCTGCATAAAAGTCCTGAAGGACCAGCCGGCAGACAACGTCGAAGGCCTCCTGAACGCCCTCAA attCACCACAAAACACCTGAATGACGAGTCGACTCCGAAGAACATCCGGACGATGCTCCAGtaa